From the Jatrophihabitans endophyticus genome, one window contains:
- a CDS encoding bifunctional RNase H/acid phosphatase, giving the protein MSAGGVEHVIVEADGGSRGNPGPAGYGAVVFDAASRAVLAEESDAIGVDTNNVAEYRGLIAGLQAAHALGAHRVDVRMDSKLVVEQMSGRWSVKNAVLQGLSREAQALRRGFDEVTFGWIPREKNKHADRLANEAMDRAAGRTPKPARTPVVAAPAWVPPAGPPTRLVLVRHGSTVHSADKRFSGRNDLPLNDAGRRQAAALAGRRYGQVAAVVSSPLRRAVETAEAVAGPLGLAVRIVDDLVETDFGAWEGLTFAEARELDPAALDAWRASPDAAPPGGESFAAVARRVRRAREEVIGAHPGGTVVVVSHVTPIKTLVRLALDAPPAAMFRLHLDTASVSTVDYWDDGNSSVRLVNDTAHLHPDGV; this is encoded by the coding sequence GTGAGCGCGGGCGGCGTCGAGCACGTCATCGTCGAGGCCGACGGCGGGTCCCGCGGCAATCCCGGCCCGGCCGGTTACGGCGCGGTGGTCTTCGACGCCGCGTCCCGGGCCGTCCTGGCCGAGGAGTCGGACGCCATCGGTGTCGACACCAACAACGTGGCCGAGTACCGCGGGCTGATCGCCGGACTGCAGGCCGCGCACGCGCTCGGAGCGCACCGCGTCGACGTCCGCATGGACTCCAAGCTCGTCGTCGAGCAGATGTCGGGTCGGTGGTCGGTCAAGAATGCCGTGCTGCAAGGGCTCTCGCGCGAGGCGCAGGCACTGCGGCGCGGCTTCGACGAGGTCACCTTCGGGTGGATCCCGCGCGAGAAGAACAAGCACGCCGACCGGCTCGCGAACGAGGCGATGGACCGCGCGGCGGGCAGGACGCCGAAGCCGGCCCGGACCCCGGTCGTGGCCGCGCCGGCCTGGGTGCCGCCGGCCGGGCCGCCGACCCGGCTCGTCCTGGTCCGCCACGGCTCGACCGTCCACTCGGCCGACAAGCGCTTCTCCGGTCGCAACGACCTGCCGTTGAACGACGCCGGGCGGCGGCAGGCGGCCGCGCTCGCCGGCCGCCGGTACGGCCAGGTCGCCGCCGTGGTCTCCTCGCCGCTGCGACGGGCGGTCGAGACCGCCGAGGCCGTCGCCGGCCCGCTCGGGCTCGCGGTGCGGATCGTCGACGACCTCGTCGAGACCGACTTCGGCGCGTGGGAGGGGCTGACGTTCGCCGAGGCGCGCGAGCTGGACCCGGCCGCGCTCGACGCCTGGCGGGCGTCGCCCGACGCCGCGCCGCCCGGTGGCGAGTCGTTCGCGGCCGTCGCGCGGCGCGTCCGCCGTGCTCGCGAGGAGGTCATCGGCGCGCACCCGGGCGGGACCGTCGTCGTCGTCTCGCACGTCACGCCGATCAAGACGTTGGTGCGGCTGGCGCTGGACGCCCCGCCCGCGGCGATGTTCCGGCTGCACCTCGACACCGCGTCGGTGTCGACCGTCGACTACTGGGACGACGGCAACTCCTCGGTGCGGCTCGTCAACGACACCGCACACCTACACCCCGACGGCGTGTAG
- a CDS encoding Nif3-like dinuclear metal center hexameric protein — MPRLADLTAVLDAWFDPRWAESWDAVGLVCGDPDEPVERVLLAVDAVPATVAEAVGLGAQLLVTHHPLLLTGVHGVPADDPKGGLVHRMIRGGVAHLVAHTNADVASPGVSDALAARFGLRDLQPLDPQPGPALDKLVVFVPTAEREPMIDALAAAGAGRLGDYDRCAWSSEGDGTFRPLAGAHPTLGAVGEIERVGESRVEMIVPSDARASVVAALRAAHSYEEPAFDLLPMAPIPGARGTGRVGELAAGSTLREFTERAAAVLPPTAWGVRAAGDPDRPVRRVAVCGGSGGGYADLARAADADVLLTADLKHHPVVEGVTERGPEAMALVDAAHWATEAPWLDDVAAALRGRFGTTVDVRVSRLVTDPWTIHAASPDLPERGSTKST; from the coding sequence GTGCCCCGCCTCGCCGACCTGACCGCCGTCCTCGACGCGTGGTTCGACCCGCGGTGGGCGGAGTCGTGGGACGCGGTAGGACTCGTCTGCGGCGACCCCGACGAGCCGGTCGAGCGCGTCCTGCTCGCCGTCGACGCGGTGCCCGCCACCGTCGCCGAGGCCGTCGGCCTCGGCGCGCAGCTGCTCGTGACGCACCATCCGTTGCTGCTGACCGGCGTGCACGGCGTCCCGGCCGACGACCCCAAGGGTGGCCTCGTCCACCGCATGATCCGCGGCGGGGTCGCCCACCTGGTCGCGCACACCAACGCCGACGTCGCGTCCCCGGGCGTGTCGGACGCGCTCGCCGCCCGCTTCGGACTGCGCGACCTGCAGCCGCTCGACCCGCAGCCCGGGCCGGCGCTGGACAAGCTCGTCGTGTTCGTCCCGACCGCCGAGCGCGAGCCGATGATCGACGCGCTCGCCGCCGCCGGCGCCGGCCGGCTGGGCGACTACGACCGCTGTGCCTGGTCGAGCGAGGGGGACGGGACGTTCCGCCCGCTCGCCGGCGCGCACCCGACGCTCGGCGCCGTCGGCGAGATCGAGCGGGTCGGCGAGTCCCGCGTCGAGATGATCGTGCCGAGCGACGCCCGGGCCTCGGTGGTCGCGGCGCTCCGCGCGGCGCACTCCTACGAGGAGCCGGCCTTCGACCTGCTGCCCATGGCGCCGATCCCGGGCGCGCGCGGGACGGGGCGGGTGGGCGAGCTGGCGGCGGGCAGCACGCTGCGGGAGTTCACCGAGCGCGCGGCCGCGGTGCTCCCGCCGACCGCGTGGGGCGTCCGCGCCGCCGGCGATCCGGACCGGCCGGTGCGCCGGGTCGCGGTGTGCGGGGGGTCCGGCGGCGGTTACGCCGATCTCGCCCGCGCCGCCGATGCCGACGTGTTGCTCACCGCCGACCTCAAGCACCATCCGGTCGTCGAGGGCGTCACGGAGCGCGGACCCGAGGCCATGGCGCTCGTCGACGCGGCGCACTGGGCCACGGAGGCGCCGTGGCTCGACGACGTCGCGGCGGCGCTGCGCGGCCGGTTCGGCACTACGGTGGACGTCCGGGTGTCGCGGCTCGTCACCGACCCGTGGACGATCCACGCGGCATCGCCCGACCTGCCCGAACGAGGGAGCACGAAGAGCACGTGA
- a CDS encoding peptidoglycan-binding protein produces MPIAPKPGSAAPFFADWTQENIERPALAERLRESRGPRNWGIAAAVATLIGLGVSTLVAPGGSASADPSSNTWYRLRMCESSNNYKINTGNGYYGAYQFDLPTWRSVGGSGYPNQNSKAEQDYRALRLYRSRGWQPWECASILGLAEDSDARSGRYGDIPKPGSGGSSGGGSSSGGSSSGGSSSGGSSSGGSSSGVPAFPGGSHWYTYGETNRHIKTFQDQMHKRGYFPVGTGEYGPNTRRMIKRLQQLNGLVPNGYLGPNTWRLAWKGRYSTSASAAAPKIPAFPGGSHWYTYGETNRHIKTFQDQMHKRGYFPVGTGEYGPNTRRMIKRLQQLNGLVPNGYLGPNTWRLAWVGTYR; encoded by the coding sequence ATGCCGATCGCCCCCAAGCCTGGTTCTGCCGCGCCCTTTTTCGCCGACTGGACGCAGGAGAACATCGAACGGCCGGCCCTCGCCGAGCGGCTGCGCGAGTCGCGCGGGCCACGCAACTGGGGCATCGCCGCGGCGGTCGCGACCCTGATCGGGCTCGGCGTCTCGACGCTCGTCGCCCCCGGCGGGTCGGCCTCGGCCGACCCGAGCTCCAACACCTGGTACCGGCTGCGGATGTGCGAGTCGTCCAACAACTACAAGATCAACACGGGCAACGGCTACTACGGCGCGTACCAGTTCGACCTGCCCACGTGGCGCAGCGTCGGCGGCTCGGGCTACCCGAATCAGAACTCCAAGGCCGAGCAGGACTACCGCGCGCTGCGGCTCTACCGCTCACGCGGCTGGCAGCCGTGGGAGTGCGCGTCGATCCTGGGCCTCGCCGAGGACTCCGACGCCCGCAGCGGCCGGTACGGCGACATCCCCAAGCCCGGCTCGGGCGGCTCGTCCGGCGGCGGGAGCAGCTCCGGCGGCAGCTCCTCCGGCGGGAGCAGCTCCGGCGGCAGCTCCTCCGGCGGCAGCTCCTCCGGCGTCCCGGCGTTCCCGGGTGGCTCGCACTGGTACACCTACGGCGAGACCAACCGCCACATCAAGACCTTCCAGGACCAGATGCACAAGCGCGGCTACTTCCCCGTCGGCACCGGCGAGTACGGCCCCAACACCCGCCGCATGATCAAGCGGCTGCAGCAGCTGAACGGGCTCGTCCCCAACGGCTACCTCGGCCCGAACACCTGGCGCCTCGCCTGGAAGGGTCGGTACTCCACGTCGGCATCGGCCGCAGCCCCGAAGATCCCGGCGTTCCCGGGCGGCTCGCACTGGTACACCTACGGCGAGACCAACCGCCACATCAAGACCTTCCAGGACCAGATGCACAAGCGCGGCTACTTCCCCGTCGGCACCGGCGAGTACGGCCCCAACACCCGCCGCATGATCAAGCGGCTGCAGCAGCTGAACGGGCTCGTCCCCAACGGCTACCTCGGCCCGAACACCTGGCGCCTCGCGTGGGTGGGCACCTACCGCTGA
- a CDS encoding PLDc N-terminal domain-containing protein, with the protein MVLFGGALGLLALGVWIFCVIDAITTPADQVRTLPKLLWVLVVVLLADVGSLAWLIAGRPWNARATTPRGAGRGTAGYGMSALPARRAQARPLSPDDDDEFLAGLAERNEQQRRREQGGDGAGPVT; encoded by the coding sequence ATGGTGCTCTTCGGTGGTGCGCTCGGCCTGCTGGCGCTCGGGGTGTGGATCTTCTGCGTCATCGACGCGATCACCACACCGGCCGACCAGGTGCGGACGCTGCCGAAGCTGCTGTGGGTGCTCGTCGTCGTCCTGCTCGCCGACGTCGGCTCGCTCGCGTGGCTGATCGCGGGCCGCCCCTGGAACGCGCGGGCCACGACGCCGCGGGGCGCCGGACGCGGCACCGCCGGTTACGGGATGTCGGCGCTGCCGGCGCGGCGCGCGCAGGCCCGGCCCCTGAGCCCGGACGACGACGACGAGTTCCTCGCCGGGCTGGCCGAGCGCAACGAGCAACAGCGCCGGCGCGAGCAGGGCGGCGACGGCGCCGGACCGGTCACCTGA
- a CDS encoding GNAT family N-acetyltransferase, producing MTVIVALAAERVDEVHALRVELHRHHAAITTPPGWVPRDEEDAWRSWRARAAPLLHEGVAALFVHRASAAAEPDGMALVTMLPAAELARPVLGATGEHAELLTLVVRARARSAGIGAALYEAAAGWARDRGAVVMHVDTRAGNVDGLRFYERQGARPAFTQLMQPL from the coding sequence GTGACCGTGATCGTCGCCCTGGCCGCCGAGCGGGTGGACGAGGTCCACGCGTTGCGCGTCGAGCTGCACCGGCACCACGCCGCCATCACGACGCCCCCGGGATGGGTGCCCCGGGACGAGGAGGACGCCTGGCGGAGCTGGCGTGCGAGGGCGGCCCCGCTGCTGCACGAGGGTGTGGCGGCGCTGTTCGTGCACCGCGCTTCGGCCGCCGCCGAGCCGGACGGGATGGCGCTGGTGACGATGCTGCCCGCCGCCGAGCTCGCGCGCCCCGTCCTCGGTGCCACCGGCGAGCACGCCGAGCTGCTGACGCTCGTGGTGCGGGCGCGCGCGCGGAGCGCCGGGATCGGCGCGGCGCTGTACGAGGCGGCGGCCGGCTGGGCCCGCGACCGCGGCGCGGTGGTCATGCACGTCGACACCCGGGCCGGCAACGTCGACGGCCTGCGCTTCTACGAGCGGCAGGGCGCGCGCCCCGCGTTCACCCAGCTGATGCAGCCGCTGTGA
- a CDS encoding VOC family protein — MPQPSGAELAAVRERREQLRERYLRPRAERPASTARGLHHAAFVCADVEETIRFYQDFLGFPLVELVENRDYAGSSHFFFDLGNATLLGFFDFPGHEHEAYRETIGALQHLAISVTSEQFEAARTKLTDAGVDYLGPDRGADDSLYFRDPNGMGIELYREVLGHFEGAELL, encoded by the coding sequence ATGCCCCAACCGAGCGGTGCCGAGCTCGCCGCCGTCCGCGAACGCCGCGAGCAGCTGCGCGAGCGATACCTGCGGCCGCGCGCGGAGCGGCCGGCCAGTACCGCCCGCGGCCTCCACCACGCCGCGTTCGTCTGCGCCGACGTCGAGGAGACGATCCGCTTCTACCAGGACTTCCTCGGCTTCCCGCTGGTCGAGCTCGTCGAGAACCGCGACTACGCCGGCTCGAGCCACTTCTTCTTCGACCTCGGCAACGCCACGCTGCTCGGCTTCTTCGACTTCCCCGGGCACGAGCACGAGGCGTACCGCGAGACGATCGGCGCCCTGCAGCACCTCGCGATCTCGGTGACCTCCGAGCAGTTCGAGGCGGCGCGGACGAAGCTCACCGACGCCGGCGTCGACTACCTCGGGCCGGATCGCGGCGCCGACGACAGCCTGTACTTCCGCGACCCCAACGGCATGGGCATCGAGCTCTACCGCGAGGTGCTCGGGCACTTCGAGGGCGCGGAGCTGCTCTGA
- a CDS encoding VOC family protein, which yields MDYRLELVQLPVTDVDRAKEFSLRLGFALDVDHHPNERFRVVQLTPPGSACSVCFGITDAVPGSVVGTHLVVADLEAARDELVSRGVEVGEIRHMTPHGWQRGVDPNHARYNSFTELTDPDGNGWVLQEVR from the coding sequence GTGGACTACCGACTGGAACTCGTGCAGCTGCCCGTCACCGACGTCGACCGCGCCAAGGAGTTCTCCCTGCGGCTGGGCTTCGCGCTCGACGTCGACCATCACCCGAACGAGCGGTTCCGCGTCGTGCAGCTCACGCCGCCGGGCTCGGCGTGCTCCGTCTGTTTCGGCATCACCGACGCGGTACCGGGGTCGGTCGTCGGCACGCACCTCGTGGTGGCCGATCTCGAGGCCGCCCGCGACGAGCTGGTGAGCCGTGGCGTCGAGGTCGGCGAGATCCGGCACATGACCCCGCACGGATGGCAACGGGGCGTCGATCCGAACCATGCCCGCTACAACTCGTTCACCGAGCTGACCGATCCCGACGGCAACGGCTGGGTGCTGCAGGAGGTCAGGTGA
- a CDS encoding heavy metal-binding domain-containing protein has protein sequence MRRLARPPSGAGRPVFTSDLSVNEFLLVREAGFRPLGLVMGSSVYHVGLQRGRWTKNMELTTLSEAMYHARELAMARMTAEAEVLHADGIVGVRLEIRFHETGGDLAEFLAVGTAISDEAGGRWRTDAGGPFTSDLSGQDFWTLLRTGYAPLGLVMGTCVYHVAHQSGWQKLGSFGRNTEIPQLTEAMYEARELAAGRMQAEADALAADGIVGVELRALPHRWGGHTTEFFAIGTAVRSLHDDHQVESPSLVLPLAD, from the coding sequence ATGCGCCGCCTCGCCCGGCCGCCCTCGGGCGCCGGCCGGCCCGTCTTCACCTCCGACCTGTCGGTCAACGAGTTCCTGCTCGTGCGCGAGGCCGGCTTCCGACCGCTCGGCCTGGTGATGGGGTCGAGCGTGTACCACGTCGGGCTGCAACGCGGCCGGTGGACGAAGAACATGGAACTCACCACGCTGTCCGAGGCGATGTACCACGCCCGCGAGCTCGCGATGGCCCGGATGACGGCCGAGGCCGAGGTGCTGCACGCCGACGGCATCGTCGGCGTCCGCCTCGAGATCCGCTTCCACGAGACCGGTGGGGACCTCGCCGAGTTCCTGGCCGTGGGCACCGCGATCTCCGACGAGGCCGGCGGTCGTTGGCGCACCGACGCCGGCGGCCCCTTCACGTCCGACCTGTCGGGGCAGGACTTCTGGACGTTGCTGCGGACCGGGTACGCACCGCTGGGACTCGTCATGGGGACGTGCGTCTACCACGTCGCCCACCAGTCGGGGTGGCAGAAGCTGGGCTCGTTCGGCCGCAACACCGAGATCCCCCAGCTCACCGAGGCCATGTACGAGGCCCGCGAGCTCGCCGCGGGACGGATGCAGGCCGAGGCCGACGCGCTCGCGGCCGACGGCATCGTCGGCGTGGAGCTGCGGGCGCTGCCACACCGCTGGGGCGGCCACACCACCGAGTTCTTCGCGATCGGGACGGCGGTCCGCTCCCTGCACGACGACCACCAGGTGGAGTCGCCCTCGCTGGTGTTGCCGCTGGCCGACTGA
- a CDS encoding SURF1 family protein: MLRTLRQPRYAALGVLMLVVALVCVACGVWQVYRFESKRDDNAHLRRNADRAATTVAAVLPLVGRGPAPSRDDVEYRQVRVTGSFDPSGETLVRNRTDGDDTGFLVLTPLRTAGATLLVVRGFVVQPSSGAIPTAPVPPAGRVSVTARTQSPETRNDQFAALNRRQVLSINPTQQRQRLGGAMYDGYAELEGGQPGTAGLRDLPAPDLSNPAGGALEPQHFAYVIQWFLFAALALAAPFTMARAETRRRDTGEFDDLPEEVEPVSTRDALEALGTATPTAADDVVAVRAAKLADRYGRPAR; the protein is encoded by the coding sequence GTGCTCCGGACGCTTCGCCAGCCGCGCTACGCGGCGCTCGGCGTTCTCATGCTCGTCGTCGCGCTGGTGTGCGTCGCGTGCGGCGTCTGGCAGGTGTACCGCTTCGAGAGCAAGCGCGACGACAACGCCCACCTGCGCCGCAACGCCGACCGCGCGGCGACGACGGTGGCGGCGGTGCTGCCACTGGTCGGTCGGGGCCCGGCGCCGTCGCGCGACGACGTCGAGTACCGGCAGGTCCGCGTCACCGGCAGCTTCGACCCGTCCGGCGAGACGCTCGTCCGCAACCGCACCGACGGCGACGACACCGGTTTCCTCGTCCTCACCCCGCTGCGGACGGCGGGCGCGACGCTGCTCGTGGTGCGCGGGTTCGTGGTGCAGCCCAGCTCGGGGGCGATCCCGACGGCACCCGTGCCGCCGGCGGGGCGGGTGAGCGTCACCGCGCGCACGCAGTCGCCGGAGACGCGCAACGACCAGTTCGCGGCGCTGAACCGCCGTCAGGTGCTCTCGATCAACCCCACCCAGCAGCGGCAGCGCCTCGGCGGGGCGATGTACGACGGGTACGCCGAACTCGAGGGCGGTCAGCCGGGCACCGCCGGCCTGCGCGACCTGCCGGCCCCCGACCTCTCCAACCCCGCCGGCGGCGCGCTGGAGCCGCAGCACTTCGCCTACGTCATCCAGTGGTTCCTGTTCGCCGCCCTGGCGCTCGCGGCCCCGTTCACCATGGCTCGCGCCGAGACCAGGCGCCGCGACACCGGCGAGTTCGACGACCTGCCCGAGGAGGTCGAACCGGTGTCGACGCGGGACGCGTTGGAGGCGTTGGGCACAGCCACACCCACGGCGGCGGACGACGTGGTGGCCGTCCGCGCGGCCAAGCTCGCCGACCGCTACGGCCGGCCGGCGCGCTGA
- a CDS encoding zinc ribbon domain-containing protein gives MNADPATQLRLLDLQAADTALSQLAHRRRTLPEIARIAEKATAADAVHTEVIDAQTAVADIELEQTRLENDVETVRARTARDDARLQAGGLPSRELEGLQHEIATLARRQSNLEDELLDVMERAEAAQASLADASSRHDALVAEQRALEGERDAAFADIDAAAAQRSPERAAIAGELPADLVALYEKARAQSGNGAALLRQRRCEGCRIELSGSDLAAVGKAEPDAVVRCDNCRAILVRTAESGL, from the coding sequence GTGAACGCCGACCCCGCCACGCAGCTGCGGCTGCTCGACCTGCAGGCCGCCGACACCGCGCTGTCGCAGCTGGCGCACCGCCGCCGCACGCTGCCCGAGATCGCCCGGATCGCCGAGAAGGCCACGGCGGCGGACGCCGTCCACACCGAGGTGATCGACGCGCAGACCGCCGTCGCCGACATCGAGCTCGAGCAGACCCGCCTCGAGAACGACGTCGAGACGGTGCGCGCACGCACCGCCCGCGACGACGCGCGGCTGCAGGCCGGTGGCCTGCCGTCGCGCGAGCTCGAGGGGCTGCAGCACGAGATCGCGACGCTGGCCCGCCGCCAGTCGAACCTCGAGGACGAGCTGCTCGACGTCATGGAGCGCGCCGAGGCCGCGCAGGCCTCGCTCGCCGACGCCTCGTCGCGCCACGACGCGCTGGTCGCCGAGCAGCGGGCGCTCGAGGGCGAGCGCGACGCCGCGTTCGCCGACATCGACGCCGCCGCCGCGCAGCGCTCGCCCGAGCGCGCCGCGATCGCCGGCGAGCTGCCGGCCGACCTGGTGGCGCTGTACGAGAAGGCGCGCGCGCAGAGCGGCAACGGCGCCGCCCTGCTGCGGCAACGGCGCTGCGAGGGCTGCCGCATCGAGCTGTCCGGCAGCGACCTCGCCGCCGTCGGCAAGGCGGAGCCGGACGCGGTCGTGCGCTGCGACAACTGTCGCGCCATCCTCGTCCGTACCGCCGAGTCGGGACTGTGA
- a CDS encoding SLC13 family permease — protein sequence MTGATAEVVAAVLLVLSLGFAVLRPRGITEAAVAVPAAVLVVLLGIVPGHAALDTLRGFGPTVAFLAAILVFGHLCAEAGVFTYLGATAARLSGGDPPRLLGMVVALAAATTATLTLDATVVLLTPVVLATAARLAVPARPFAYACTRLANSGSLLLPVSNLTNLLAFGAAGLSFGRFGALMLLPWLVMCAGEWLALRVFFRGDLAGRAAARPDDVPPPPRYALVVLAATVASFVVASAVDVAPAWAALAGCVALLVPRLRGRDVHPWRLVGEASPGFCAFVLALAVVVDGVTRHGLHDALTDLVPSGTSFVALLALAALAAVLANAVNNLPATLALLPVVTGNPALVLAVLIGVNVGPNATYPGSLATLLWRRLLPADDKPRAGEFHRLGLLTVPVLVVAATAALWVALHAVGV from the coding sequence ATGACCGGCGCGACCGCCGAGGTCGTCGCCGCCGTCCTGCTCGTGCTCTCGCTCGGCTTCGCGGTGCTGCGGCCCCGCGGCATCACCGAGGCCGCGGTCGCGGTGCCGGCGGCGGTGCTCGTCGTGCTCCTCGGGATCGTGCCCGGTCACGCCGCGCTCGACACGCTGCGAGGCTTCGGGCCCACCGTCGCGTTCCTTGCCGCGATCCTGGTCTTCGGTCACCTCTGTGCCGAGGCCGGCGTCTTCACCTACCTGGGCGCGACGGCCGCCCGGCTGAGCGGGGGCGACCCGCCGCGGTTGCTGGGCATGGTGGTGGCGCTGGCCGCCGCGACGACGGCGACTCTCACCCTCGACGCGACGGTCGTCCTGCTGACGCCGGTCGTGCTCGCCACCGCCGCGCGGCTCGCCGTTCCGGCGCGGCCGTTTGCCTACGCGTGCACCCGGCTCGCCAACAGCGGCTCGCTGCTGCTGCCGGTCTCGAACCTCACCAACCTGCTCGCGTTCGGTGCCGCCGGGCTGTCCTTCGGGCGCTTCGGCGCGCTGATGCTGCTGCCGTGGCTGGTGATGTGCGCGGGCGAGTGGCTCGCGTTGCGGGTGTTCTTCCGCGGCGACCTCGCGGGGCGCGCGGCCGCCCGCCCGGACGACGTCCCCCCGCCGCCGCGGTACGCGCTGGTCGTCCTCGCCGCGACCGTGGCGTCGTTCGTGGTCGCGTCCGCGGTGGACGTCGCGCCGGCGTGGGCGGCGCTCGCCGGCTGCGTCGCCCTGCTCGTGCCCCGGCTGCGGGGACGTGACGTGCACCCGTGGCGGCTGGTCGGCGAGGCCTCCCCCGGCTTCTGCGCGTTCGTGCTCGCCCTCGCCGTCGTGGTGGACGGCGTGACGCGGCACGGGCTGCACGACGCGCTGACCGACCTCGTGCCGTCCGGGACGTCCTTCGTCGCGCTGCTGGCGCTCGCCGCGCTGGCCGCCGTCCTCGCCAACGCGGTGAACAACCTGCCCGCCACGCTCGCCCTGCTGCCGGTCGTCACCGGCAACCCGGCGCTCGTCCTCGCCGTCCTCATCGGGGTCAACGTCGGGCCCAACGCCACGTACCCGGGATCGCTGGCCACGCTGCTGTGGCGGCGGCTCCTGCCCGCCGACGACAAGCCGCGCGCCGGGGAGTTCCACCGGCTCGGCCTGCTCACCGTGCCCGTCCTGGTGGTGGCGGCGACGGCCGCGCTGTGGGTCGCGCTACACGCCGTCGGGGTGTAG
- a CDS encoding peroxiredoxin codes for MTQATPLAVGADAPNFTLKDQNNEEVELASFRGDKAVLLVFYPLAFTGICTGELTALRDNLDTYQNDHVQVLTVSVDSAYSHKIFSEREGYEFPLLSDFWPHGGVAQAYGAFFAEAGIANRATFLIDKTGVVRFSEMNGPGEGRDPAAWEAAIKEL; via the coding sequence ATGACCCAGGCGACACCGCTGGCGGTCGGCGCCGACGCGCCGAACTTCACGCTCAAGGACCAGAACAACGAGGAGGTCGAGCTCGCGTCGTTCCGCGGCGACAAGGCGGTGCTGCTCGTCTTCTATCCGCTCGCGTTCACCGGCATCTGCACCGGTGAGCTGACCGCGCTGCGCGACAATCTCGACACGTACCAGAACGACCACGTGCAGGTGCTCACCGTCAGCGTCGACTCCGCGTACTCGCACAAGATCTTCAGCGAGCGCGAGGGCTACGAGTTCCCGCTGCTGTCGGACTTCTGGCCGCACGGGGGCGTCGCCCAGGCCTACGGCGCGTTCTTCGCCGAGGCCGGCATCGCGAACCGTGCCACGTTCCTCATCGACAAGACCGGCGTCGTCCGCTTCAGCGAGATGAACGGGCCCGGCGAGGGGCGCGATCCGGCGGCGTGGGAAGCCGCGATCAAGGAGCTGTGA
- a CDS encoding ATP-binding protein — protein MRDARDWIREQLTELYPSIDTAVVDDAGLAVSELVTNCVRADAHELTLSMIAHRFDVVVATTDDAPGVPHRVTAPPSATSGRGLQIVEALTTEWGVSPGDGHKTVWGRFSLTDSTRCSFDCDR, from the coding sequence GTGCGCGATGCCCGCGACTGGATCCGCGAGCAGCTCACCGAGCTCTATCCGAGCATCGACACCGCTGTCGTCGACGACGCCGGCCTCGCGGTCTCCGAACTCGTCACCAACTGCGTCCGTGCCGACGCCCACGAGCTGACACTGTCGATGATCGCCCACCGCTTCGACGTCGTCGTCGCGACGACCGACGACGCCCCCGGCGTGCCCCACCGGGTCACCGCGCCGCCCTCGGCCACCTCCGGACGCGGCCTGCAGATCGTCGAGGCCCTGACGACCGAGTGGGGTGTCTCTCCCGGCGACGGGCACAAGACCGTCTGGGGTCGGTTCTCGTTGACCGACAGCACGCGCTGCTCCTTCGACTGCGATCGGTGA